The following proteins are encoded in a genomic region of Magnolia sinica isolate HGM2019 chromosome 1, MsV1, whole genome shotgun sequence:
- the LOC131245625 gene encoding fatty alcohol:caffeoyl-CoA acyltransferase-like — MFHNLASICRGEGLKTHVLNNDRTCIKARIPPQIKYPHKEYTKLTEITNIPSSFTSPNQPSPPQSLLKVSHNHSYKLFHFTPEMITTLKNKAMIKCSTFEAMVAHLWKSRTRAIFEDPCGVSLVLFAMDIMSKITPPLPHGFVGNAVVTACASAKVVDLNKESLGFCVDK; from the coding sequence ATGTTCCACAACCTAGCCTCCATTTGCAGGGGTGAAGGCCTCAAGACCCATGTTCTCAACAATGACAGGACATGTATCAAAGCAAGAATCCCTCCTCAGATCAAATACCCACACAAAGAATACACAAAGCTAACTGAAATAACTAACATTCCTTCCTCATTCACATCACCCAACCAACCTTCCCCACCCCAATCCCTCTTAAAAGTATCACACAATCACAGCTACAAACTTTTCCACTTCACACCTGAAATGATCACCACCCTAAAAAACAAGGCCATGATCAAGTGCTCAACTTTTGAggccatggtggcccacctgtggAAATCAAGGACAAGGGCTATCTTTGAAGACCCATGTGGGGTTTCATTAGTACTCTTTGCTATGGACATTATGAGCAAGATAACTCCACCCTTGCCACATGGGTTTGTTGGGAATGCTGTTGTAACAGCTTGTGCAAGTGCAAAGGTGGTGGATTTGAATAAGGAGTCTTTAGGGTTTTGTGTTGACAAGTGA